ATGTTCGCCTGCATGAAATGCAAGTCTTCTTACAGCCGAGTCACTAATGCCTTCATCAACCAGAGCCATTGGTCTTTGATGTAATCTGATAAGCTTTTCGACATAATCGAGGTGCTCAAGGGGGAATTTCATACGTCTGAAAATTTTTCCCATCCATCTTGCTCCGAGTTCTTCATGCCCATGAAAAGACCAGCCAACACCCTCGGTAAACCTTTTGGTGCGAGGCTTGGCAATATCGTGAACAAGTGCAGCGAATCTAAGCCACTTATTATTTGTTACTTGAGCAATATTATCAACTACTTTTAAAGAGTGGTGAAAAACATCTTTATGACCATAGGATTTATCCCCCTCCTGCTTGATTTCAACACCACCAAGCTGCTGAAGTTCAGGAAATATATTTCTGATAATTCCACTATCGTAAAGTATTGATAATCCAACCGAAGGCTTTGGGCTTTCAATAATTTTCAAAAATTCTTCTGAAATTCTTTCCTGAGAAATAATTTTTATTCTGTCTGCAAGTTTTTCCATTTGCAGAAAAGCAAGTGGGGCAATATCAAAATCAAGTTGTGAAGAAAATCTCGCAGCACGCATCATTCGCAATGGGTCTTCGCTGAATGTAACTCCCGGATCAAGCGGAGTTCTTAAAATTTTGAGGTCAAGGTCTTCTTTCCCACCAAATAAATCAGTTAATTCGCCAAAAGTAAGCTTATTTAGCGATACAGCCATAGCATTTATTGTGAAATCCCGTCTTCTGAGATCATCGTGAAGAGTTCCTTCAGCAACAATCGGATTTCTGGAATTAGGAAGATAAATTTCTTTTCTTGTTCCAACAAATTCAACCTGATATTGACCAATTGGAACCATTGCAGTACGAAATCTTTCGTAAACAACAGATTTTGAATTGAATTTATCAGCAACCAGTTTTGCAAATTTTAGGGAATCACCAACAACTGTAATATCAATGTCTTTTCTTGGTAAATCTAAAAAATAATCCCGAACATAGCCTCCAACGGCATAAATTTCAAATCCATTGGCATCAGCTAATTCACCAAGCTGGTATAACAACTTTTCATTAATTTCAACTCTGTCAGGTGATTCTGTAAGTTGAGTAAATACCTGAACTGTCTTTCTTATTCTTTTTCTCTTAGGCGGGTCTTGAATATTATTCACTTTAATTATTCTGCTATTGGAACATCACTAACTTTTCTATAACCTATGAATCCTTTTTCCTTTCGTTCGATAACTTTAAGAGAGGATAACACTATTTCCTTATATGTAAGACCATATTTTTCAAGTAATTCTTCCGGTTCACCACTGCCACCGAAAGTGTCTCTCATTCCCAATAATTCAATCGGGCTTGGATAATTTTTCACAACTACTTCAGCAACCGCACCGCCAAGACCACCATGAACCTGATGTTCTTCAGCTGTAACAATCGCTTTGCACTGCATTGCGGCATCTGTAATAGTTTCGAGATCAATTGGCTTGATAGTATGATTATTTATAACTCTTGCTTCAATACCATGCTTTGAAGAAAGTTCTTCAGCTGCTAAAAGCGCCTGCCAGACCAAATGTCCGCAAGCAACAATCGCAAGGTCATTGCCTTCACGCAGGATATTTGCTTTTCCGATTTCAAAAGTGCTGTTTTCATCTGTAAACGCAGGCACTGCAGGTCTTCCGAAACGAATAAACGCAGGTCCAGGTTTTTCGATCACGGCAATAGTCGCCTTTCTTGTTTCTTCGTAGTCCGCAGGAACAACAACTGTCATATTAGGCAGTGCCCTTAGAAAAGCAATTTCTTCGAGCGACTGATGTGTTGCACCGTCTGGACCGACCGTAACGCCTGAATGACCACCACCGATTTTAACATTGACATCATTGTATGCAACTGAAACTCTGAGCATGTCGGCATTTCTAAAAGCCGAAAAAGCGCTGTAACTGGAGAATACGGCAATCTTGCCCGACAGAGCAAGTCCTGCTGCTACTGTAGTTGCGTTTTGCTCAGCTACTCCAACTGAGATAAATCTTTCGGGGAATTTTTCCTGAAAGTATGATGTGAGGACTGAACCTGTTACATCAGCACCTATTACAACTAAATTGGAATGTTTTTCTCCCATTTCTACAAGTGCTTTGCCAAATCCGGCTCGGGTAGGTTTAAGTCCGCTATGTTCTAAATTTTTCATTATTTAATTTTTACTGCTTTTAATAATCTTATTAATATCAATTATTTTGAGGTAATTATGAAGCATTTCGTCATCTCTGTTGAAACCGCTAAGCCTTACCATAAGTACAAATCTTTTTTCAATAAGTACTTCAATATGTCCGTAGGCTCTTTGGTCAAGCCAGTAGAAAAACCCTTTGGCATTTGGAAGCTCCACTGAATATGCAGGGGCATCCAGATCTGTAGGAACCATCTCATAAATTTTGGAATTCAATACGGAGTTCCCTTTCCCGTAATCGAATAAATCAAAAAT
This window of the Ignavibacteriota bacterium genome carries:
- a CDS encoding HD domain-containing protein translates to MNEKLLYQLGELADANGFEIYAVGGYVRDYFLDLPRKDIDITVVGDSLKFAKLVADKFNSKSVVYERFRTAMVPIGQYQVEFVGTRKEIYLPNSRNPIVAEGTLHDDLRRRDFTINAMAVSLNKLTFGELTDLFGGKEDLDLKILRTPLDPGVTFSEDPLRMMRAARFSSQLDFDIAPLAFLQMEKLADRIKIISQERISEEFLKIIESPKPSVGLSILYDSGIIRNIFPELQQLGGVEIKQEGDKSYGHKDVFHHSLKVVDNIAQVTNNKWLRFAALVHDIAKPRTKRFTEGVGWSFHGHEELGARWMGKIFRRMKFPLEHLDYVEKLIRLHQRPMALVDEGISDSAVRRLAFHAGEHLDDLFTLVRADITTKNPDLSEKYKNNYEKVFKKVQTVQEKDKLREFQSPVRGEEIMEICKIEPSKTVGLIKTRIEEAILDGLIPNEYEEAKKYFISNKKEWLKEFAPPVVPKKRGRKKKKNDDDDMSDFLLSDNQKPVFNEEDTILGILIKDKGTMDKYEEFERKYGGR
- a CDS encoding transketolase family protein produces the protein MKNLEHSGLKPTRAGFGKALVEMGEKHSNLVVIGADVTGSVLTSYFQEKFPERFISVGVAEQNATTVAAGLALSGKIAVFSSYSAFSAFRNADMLRVSVAYNDVNVKIGGGHSGVTVGPDGATHQSLEEIAFLRALPNMTVVVPADYEETRKATIAVIEKPGPAFIRFGRPAVPAFTDENSTFEIGKANILREGNDLAIVACGHLVWQALLAAEELSSKHGIEARVINNHTIKPIDLETITDAAMQCKAIVTAEEHQVHGGLGGAVAEVVVKNYPSPIELLGMRDTFGGSGEPEELLEKYGLTYKEIVLSSLKVIERKEKGFIGYRKVSDVPIAE